TTTTCTAACTGACTTAGAAATGAGAACCTCTGTCTATTCTCTCTTGCGCGCAAATTTTATTTTATAAAGCGGATTGCGTCACTTTGTTCTGGCGATTAGAGAATTGAAAAATGGTTCCTTCTCACAGAGTCCTAGCAATTGATCAACCTTATACAATTATTGGTCTATTTTATTTCGCGATACTGCGCAACGACAAACGGCTGCTATTTCTGCAAACTCGAAAACGAGCAATATTTATGAAATTTTTCGTAAAGGTAGCTCCGCTGAATAAACAACTGTTGGTGCGAAattgttattttgtgcgaagaaATTGTGCAGTTTGTCCTGATGATCTTCGTAAGGAGAGAATACGAAGTACTGAAGCCAGATGACCAAAAAATGACTTGCTAGTATTTGATTAGTCAGGGGATGCAATCACTTCTTTTGCAGCCTCTGTTTTTGTACCTCAGCCACCTGGCAGTTCACGTGGGCAACTTCTACGCACTGTTCGAGGCACCGGACAGGTATATCGAGATGAACAGGCACATCAAGAACCACAAGCGACGACATTTTGCCGGTGAGATGAGATGCGCCAAGCATTGTACACGTTATGGCCCACTAGGGAACAGACGGTCAGTGTTCAAGCCAGTGAAACATCAATAGTTCTCCAACTCTTAGAAGACATCGGGCTAGTACGCCGCTTTATGAGGACGTACGCTCGTAAAAAAACGGTGTTCAGGTGTTCATTTCTATTTTGAGCTGTAATCAATACTGGACTACTAAATAGGTAGGCGTTTCTTGTGACAGTCGACGACACTGTACCCATATTCTGCTGCACGTGAGTGAAAACTTCGAGGTTTGTTGATCGAAGCTGCGCTGTACGTCCCATTGCTGCAGAGTACTGCGGCGTGGAGGGGCAGGTGGACCTGAGGATGCCTGAATTTGCAGGATCGCGCTCCTAATTTGGATGGGAGAACTGAGTAACATCGACAACACATATGTAAGATCTATAATAAACTGTTGGAAAGGGAGCAAAGGCGAGGAAAGTTTTTCTCTTAGAAGCGAACTGTGAAGCGAAGCGCAGTAAGATGACACAGGTTTGAGCCAAACTTTAAGCTTAAATCCAGTTGATTTTTCGTTAGGAAATGCATAGAGCATGTTCTATGTCTTTGACAAAAACGCAAACCGGGCCATCTATTAAAGTGTGAACGCGTTACGCTAGCAGTATGCGCTCGATGAGGAGAGCTCACTTTAATGCTGTTGGCATTCTTTGGGAGTGTCTGTATCTATGTTCGCGCCTAACCTCTTTCCCGCGAACTTGGCTTACTGGGTAGTTCATGGCCAGATGGGTGGAGCATCCGGCTTCTGTTCTGAGGGAATCAAGTTCAAAACCGACCCTTGGACCCAGTTGAGCCATTGGGTATGGGCATATAGTAAGTGGCCCTCTTTGTTgtgaacttgggtcactgggtgctTAACACtgggtatgaatgaatgaatgaatgaaaccacttTTAGTCCACATAAAAATGCGCCGAAAACGCTGCGGTGGAGAGAGAGGGGtgttattgcaaaaggggaaggtGAGGCTGCCTCCGTGCAGCCTTTCATAATAATATATAAAACATATCATTGACGGTGTGCTAAACATGTTATCGATCTCTAATAGCCTTAAAGTCGCCGGTCATCTCTAAAGGACGTACATACCACCAAATTTTACTATGAGAATTCTATACATGAACTAGAATAACCAATGTTATCTTTACGTTGAGTAAATGCATAAACCATTTAACGGCTTTCTTGTAGATAGCTTGGTGAGTTGTATTAGAAAAGGGGGTTACAGCGTTCCTAGTAGTCTCACTGAATTTTACTAGCTAGGAAAGAAAATATACCTTTATGAAATAagctagcatggcgctctttagACATAGCACTAAATTGtcgtaaatataaagaaatattaGAAATATCCCTAATACTTCAGTGGGGGTCATGCAATGCTTGATAACCGTGCTCTTCGACGCAGTAGTTGCATAGTCGTTACttcttccgagaaaaaaaaaagaaaggaaggccgGTGGAAGCTGCTTGTCTTACGGGGTTGATTAGCACTGTGAAAATAAAACCTCGGCGCTACAAAAGAATTACAAGAAAGAGATCGGCGGAAAGATTACGCCATTAGCATAGGTTACATCCGGTGCGCTATTCCGCTAATGCAAAAACACAGTTCCACATCATGAAAATTTAGGACTGGTTCACAATAAAATATTATTTACCTAAAAACTTAACTACTAATAGTAAGCCATTCGTTAGCGAGTAGCATTCTTAATTATACACAACTGAAACATCGCCCCAGCGCTTTAAGAACGCTGTCATAGGTCATGAGTTACGTTATCCGTGCTTGAAATAACGTTCTGAGCTGTAAACCTCCGTCTAGCATGATTGAAACCTTGGTCATTACAAAGGGCCACTCTACACTGAAGCAAGATAAAAGACGGCCGTACAATAGAAAAGTTGGAAGCGAGACGCTCGCCTCAGCCGCAAGAGCGTAGGGAAAGGACGCACATGACACGTTGACAAGTGCTACACGCGGTAAAAGCGTGAATCTTAAGACACTACGGTGCTAAAACGAAGCACGCAGAGACCCGCATGACCGTTAAAGTGCACAGGTGCGCGCGCTCAGTTGAAGGCGATACAAAGGTGCTGCATAGTACGGCATGTACGAACAGCAGCAGCGCGCTTATCATCTTACGGGCCACCTACTCCCTGTCGCGTACCTGACTTCATTTACCTTTGTCATTTTTCTTCAAGCGTGGAGTACGTAGCACGCGAGAAGCACGAGCCTGCCCTTGACGTGTAGCGCTGTAGCGCCACTGCGTGACAGACTTTTGCGAGGGTCCCCAATGTCGTCCCTTTAAAGTGAGGTGGCGAGAGGTAGTCACCTAGACTTTGCAGGCTACTTCCTCCTTACCAGGTCAAGCGGGTggccgaggccagcggggccttggactaaagggtctccgaccactgcacgtaaatcgtttgtcaataaaagtttctctctctctctccttcttacCATACTGTGGTGTAGCACTATACCTCGCCTTATTATTCTTCTAAAGCTGTCGATGCCTGTGACGATCCTTCCACGtctctttcctgctttcttttcgTGAATACTCTTTAACCTCTTCGCGATTACGTCTGCGGTTGTCCGGATAACGATCCCGTTCGCTCcctttgtgatgatgatgataatttacaGTGGTATCTCCTGTGAAACGGTGCGGCGACAAGCAGTCACCTAGGCGTGCTTGAGTTAATTAGTATTACATAGATGCAACAGCAGTCTGGTATTTTGCCTACGTTTCCTTGATATTTTCCATGTTCGTTAAAATTTCCCTTTAATGTATTTCTACGTATTGGTTTGTAACGTCTCGCACTCTAACAATCGCTTGCCTGCTTTCTttccccaccaatactctaaacttGTCTTGCTTATATCGAGCGTTGAGCAGGTAATGCTTGCATCCGCTTTGAGTGCCAGTGCTTTTGGAAGGTGGACATCGGCTACGGATCTTGCAGGGTGAACATCTTGACATTCCATTGCAGTGTGCTGGGTCATTTGCTGTTATTGGCTGCGACAGGCACGTGCCTCATCCTCTTGCTAATATTTGTTGCGGTATGTTTTTTTGttcctcaggcagccagctcgggcCTTAAATTGCAAGGGACAATCTTTCGTGTTATCGTACTAACTTTCCCTACTGAGTAAAAACAGGAACAGGGCAACACAGGACGagtgagtaaagagcacaggacagagcacaTGACAGCGCTCTGTCACATGACAGcgtttgtcttgtgttgcgctgttcctgtttttattctgaagatgaaccaaccagcccctttgCACACACTGCTTACTTTCCCTACTGATTTGTTTCATGCCGATCTTGCAAATATCGGTGGcatcttttttttatcctttgacTCCAACTTAGCATCTCGGTTTCTGTCAATTTCTTTTTTGATGAACCCGGACTTTCTATTATTGCCGGGGGTTGTGTCACTACTGACGCAACTTAAGCTCCACCTGTCACTGGTAAATATTACTATCCTGACAATGCGTATTTTTTggttattaaattttttttatgcaagcCTGTGCAGCTCTGTAAAAAATGGTAACCAGCTATTGTTTACGCACTTTTTGACTAACGAATGTTTACTTTTTttaaagcatgaaatgcttttagctgccGTTGTCGGCGACGTTCAAGTAGCCTTGAGCCAAAAACCAGAGCCGTTATCTGGGCACTCAAACGAGGACATCCGGggaagttgcgagaacaaaacgagatcatccgggcaaccagtcaaaacttaagaaaatgcggtctctggcccccaaccctttgtacagaaCCGCAATAAATACGCttgttactgcccaaacaagtcaCAAAAATGTTGGTTCCGAGTTTTTTCTAATGTTTGTTCAGAATATCACTGAAATTGTAACTTCTAgtgcgctgaagttttatttgtcatgttcaatagggagggggggggggcgacgttcaaaaggcagatagatggcaccatacatttcattgtcatctttcggcgctgagacagggtcgcctgtgctcttttgaacgcctgCGGTCCCTGAGTTCTACGGCGCGGGTTTCGCGCCGCCTCGATAGATGGCACCACGCTGcttggcgcctccttcaggcgttTTTCTTCTTCTATCTGAGAAGTGCGCTCTGTCTCTCTGGCGTGTTtggctgcctgtcgtgccgcctcgagccggttttcttcttctagctgggcagcgtccatatggaccacaCCGGACCACAGTATGGCGTTGTCCGGTGTGGtctggtggggtgtgccgttgcgaatatGCACTACATCCATTTTGAGATTGTGGCTCGTATCAACTCCAACCAAGCTgatttgccggttgccatttcatgcttgcatctaTTCTCCATCACGGGAgagccagaaatttttttttcacttacttTTGAATTACCTCGCACAACCAGTTACGTTGCCAGCGAGAATTAGCTGTGGCACTGATTTGCAGCGATGCTGTCTGCGCTGGACGACGCCATTGGCCAACTGGTGGAGGCCCTGAAGGAAACGGATGCTATCCAGGACACCATCATTGCCCTGACCACGGACAACGGTGCTGCCGCCGGCGGCATCGACCAGAGCGCCGGCTCCAACTGGCCTCTTCGCGGCACCAAGATGACCCACTGGGAAGGCGGCGTGCGAGGAACCGCCTTCCTCTGGAGCCCTCTCATTCGCCGGCCCAGAGTGTCGCGCCAGCTCATGCACGTGTCTGATTGGCTGCCCACACTGTACTCTGCAGCCGGTGGGTGCGCCATCTTTAATATACGCAACTGTGGCGCGCATTGGCTGCGGCGTTCTGCtcctgagcacgtggtcgcggatACCGAACCCCCGACCACGTGAGAAATAGTAATAATAGTAAGTCAGCATAAACGAGGCTAacgcgaacaaaaagaaaagcatttgaaGCAGTTAATATGGACAAACAtacaagcaaagaaagaaagaaagaaaggtagtaCATGTAATGAAAAACGAGATATTGAAATAACAGTATCCTATGATCGCTACAAACTCGTTTATTAGTGATGAACGAACAGTACCGGACGATGAATTTCAGTGCTCTGCTCTACGTGAAAAAAGAAGAGGCACATTTGAACGCGTTAGTAATACCGAGAAAAGGCGTTAGGTTTCTTTAGAAACCTAACGATCGAAATTAACTTTTTAGAAACTAACTTTCTTTAGAAAGTATGATATGGCTGCAGTAGCAAAAGCCAGAGACAGAGTCAATGATGACATGCAGAAACTTTGCAGATGCAGATTCAGTGTGATAATGCAGCAAGAGCGGTTGGATGTTAAGGGACTCCAGTGCCTGCGTcggtgaaaaacaaaacaaaactgcaACCATAATTATGGCAGATGAAGCAAATATATTTCCTTTGCGAAGGTTCAACTCATTTCACACTGTTGGTATCGGTAAGAAAGCAAGGAGGCATTTTGAAGAACGGGGCGAATTGAACTTTAATATAAAAGCAGCTTAGTATCGCGCGAGGCCTTAGTTAAAGTGCGGCGCAAGCAACttagttttgttttcttgtttacgTGTTCACTTTGGTGAGACCAAGAAAGACCACTTGTGAAAATAGCAACTAGAATACTTATACTGCAACACTCGTGTAAGCCTGACACCATTCCAAGTATAATAAAATGCGAGAGACATAATTCTGTTAgtaaatgacaaaaaaaagataaggaaagAGGAACACGCCCGTTTACTTTGTTTTACATGCCGGTTGAAGCACCCTAGGTGGTAAAAAAAATCCCCAGGCATCCACTGCAGCGTCCCTAATAGCCCCAGTATAGCTTTGGAACGTTGAAACCGGTGACTGACTGATAgactaaatcaatcaatcaatcaatcaatcaatcaatcaatcaatcaatcaatcaatcaatcaatcaatcaatcaatcaatcaatcaatcaatcaatcaatcaatcaatcaatcaatcaatcaatcaatcaatctcttcAAACAATAAGCACATTTCAACAATTCCTTGGGCTCTCAActaatttactgcgacagcatCTATTTCTGGCAGGAGACAACAGCCTTCTCAAGAGCGGTTTCATTGCGTTACCCTCGCGCAGTCGCCTTCGTACACTAATGCGTTGCCTGTGTGGCTTCCCGCACATGCCAGCTGTGGACTCACATACACATGCACGAATGCCAACCCTCTCAGAGTGGCGCATATATTAGGGCCGCGGGAAAATACAAGCGCAACCTTCATAACTTCATACCTTTATCTTTATATGAAACTTGTATCCTTTTTTTGTTCTATTTGTATTATAGCTTACAGTGCGTGCATACATATTGCTTACTATGTCGTTCGTGAAATGTAGCGTTTAACAATAAATTTTGCTGTCCACAGTTGACGCGGCAGTAAGCAGATCCTTCTACGTTCCTCGCAAATTACGGTGTCCGCGTCCTGAAACACGGAGCCCACCGCGAGCTTTCCCGAGTGCCAGCATTGAAGACGTGCGCTCTGGTTAGCCGACTTGCTTTTCTTTTAACAGCTCTCTCCTTCTCGCTCTTCAACACAGGCGGCAACGTAGAAGACCTAGGCGACATTGATGGCGTCGACATGTGGCACAGCCTGGTCACTGGCGTCGGTTCTCCGAGGGCTGAAGTGCTGCACAACATAGACCCGATATGGAACATGTCCGCCCTACGCGTTGGGCGCTACAAGTACGTCAACGGCACGTACGGTGGCGGCCACTACGACGGCTGGTACGAGCCGCTGCAAGTCAGCGACTCTCAGCTCGGAATATACAGAGTAGACAACACTTCAGGGGACAAGTACGGTCTGCACCGCATCTACGACGACCGTGGTACAGATTTGACGACTGCCGGGGACAACACAACGACGTGGCAGTACGAACCTTACACACATCCTGTTCCTTCGTCGGGAGCAGGCCCAAGGTATACGTCCTGCACGTTCTTGAATGAGTTGAGGTTGTTGCGTGCTTTCTGGAGTAGCCCAATGGGCGGAATGAAGAAACAACTCCATAAAAAAGGATCCATATGCTCGAGACAACAATTCTACGTGAATGCATATGTTCATGTGGGAACATACGGATCCTTAGCAGGACTGTACTATATGTACAGATAATACTGTGAACCTCCCAACGCCATTTTTAGCTTTGGACTAGCAACAGTTTtatattgtttgtttgttggcttactTACAATAACCTAGGGAAAAAAGCAAATGAAAGAGCGCCACAAGGTGTTCTCTTGCGTTTTGGCAAAACTCGGGGAGCTCAAGGTTGTCCTCATTGCTCGTCATTGAGCTAATTAAGACAAAGAAATAATACAAACACAACGTAGGGGCATGGCTATGTTTTCTATTTACACGTAGTTTTGAGGGCAGTGAAACTGGAGACGTCGCGTTTTCACCTACTGTATGTTCAGTTACAATTCTCGTTCACTGGCACGGCCGTTACGAGAACTGTGCCACCTCAGTGAAAGAGAATACGGGAGGTGAGGCCTAAAGGGGCGCTCAAGAAACTATTAGGTGAATGTAGATGAACGAATCAAACTTTTAAAGCaaggcagcacacattttcctcAGCAGACGCttagcacgtaaaaccacaaCGCAATGCCGAAAGACTGCTACCGACGCCCTGGTCTATTCTCCGAAGCTGCTCTCAATTGCTTCAAAACAAGACAGATGTGCCACTACAGCGAAAGGCGGAGGGGACAGTTAAACACATAAAGCCATCTACAGTGATCGAACAATAGATCCCTCGGCCCGCATGGAGTTGTTATACTAACGCTATTTCGGCCTGCCTCCTGGCTGAGGATTTTCTTGTTCGGCCAGTGCTGATGACTTCCATTACGTGAAAGATTTTGAAATTATCCGATTGGCCATCGATTCTATGTTATTCATCTCTCGCATTACATTTGCGAACAGAAGTGAGAACGTGAGCCAGCTGTCTTTTGTAGAATTTTCAAACACAAATGTGTGCCGAGGGCCGAGTTCacaaagctttcttttattttgcatcAACTCGTTCTGATTCTCAAGAAACCAGTTCATGCTCACTGCACACCCCTTACTTAGGGAGAAATATATAGGTGTCCTGCGGTGAGAATGATGAAATGTATGCACACTATACTGATACAGAAGTTACATGAACAGGGATAAATTACCTCAAAAAGGCTGTTCAACGTTTAGACAGGTGGACGCACCTTTGTCAAAAGCGATAGATGATAGGTCCGcatatcgaaacgttggccagcctttgtGAGGCAATTGATCCCTGTTTATGTAACATAGGTATTACAATGTGCTACTTTATCGCTCGACCCAATTCTTGATTTTGAATGCACGCTGTAGAGGGTCTCTCGGCTACACTCCAGTCGCCTCGACCCCTGGCAGCCACGGCAGATGTGCTATAAAGAGTGCACGCAAGTGTTTCACAGAGGCATTAGCCTGCgtatggaatggaatggaatggaatggggggaaaaactttattgctctatatctcagagagattggcggtgggccggtgtcttcatgtcttgagtcctggccgcttcacacgGTCGGCGCCCCTTAAATCTCACCACCCCCATCATACTCCCGACCTTAATATACCTACGCGTCTCTGACTTTCCGCCGAACCCTTTCTTCTGCATGAAGCGCGTGATATGACAGACTGGAGACACATGACTAGGCCGATCTACCCATTCGCATCCTAATAAAGTTCCTCTCTCTGTTATATTGTGGGGCAAAGCAAAACAATAACGAGCACTGCTTGCGCCACAGTGGTCCTTCTGAATTCTTTTGTGTTGGAATGTTCCCTTGCTCAGCGGATGCGTTTTGAATTTAGCGAAACACAATTTTTTGGCAGCAGTGAACTGTTTTCACATAAATCTGTCCGCCCTCAGACGAGTTTCTTTCTTCATGCGGTTGCGTGTGTTGTTTGAACGGCGCCTTTCAACCAGTAAGGACAATTTATTGTACCCGAAATTGGAACTTGTACGTTGTTTACGAACATTACGTCCTTCCAGGAACAACGTCTTGGATCCGACGTGCGCGGCGGCCCGGACAATCCTGTCTATCGGTCGCACCTTGCCGAGGCACAGTCCCCGAGAAGTGCTGACCGAGTGCGGCCAACCGAGGAGgaaagaatgcaagccactcgaAAAGCCGTGCCTCTTCGACATCGACAAGGATCCCTGCGAGATAAACAACATAGCCGAGGAGAATCCGCACGTCAGTAATTGCTTCTTCAAATGCGTAGCAACAGCACAAATGTCGTAATCAGGCCGAGAGATTTGAACAGATGCTTTTCGGTGTGTTGTCTTTTGTTTTACTCAAGTTTCTATGAGCTGTTTAAGTAGGCTAGCCGCCTAGGCTAATAACACGCCGAATCTTCTAGGCTAATAACACGCCGAATCTTATGATTAGCCAACACTTGATCTTACGAACAGTTTCAGTCTAAGGATGTGTTTGTGAATGCGTACCCTATCTAGTTCTCTGACTTCAAACATGCAGGTGGTACAAAGAACTGGTCGTTCTTGAAGAAAAATTTTAGAGTACGAAGGAGAACGTAAGAAATATCTACTGCATGGTACCAGCTTAGCGGTAACCTAAGTTCACTAAGTATTTGAGAAACGTTGTCAGCAAGAATCAATTTCAGACCCACCACGCGCATTGTTTGATGTCAAAGTTCGTGTCGGGTGGGACTGTGTTTTGTGTTGTTACTGGAGCATGGGTCACAATATGTAATGGCTTTGACGGaatatttctgcggaaacccacaaggtggagagaagtaattattaagaGAAAATCAGAAATTCCCCCTttcttagcaattgctacaaaggaaatccatacgggttcctcgaaagaaaagcctcgcagttgaagaaaaatttttccTGGTCCGGGAGAAAATCATACTtccaccagttcgtagcaattgctgcaaaggaaacccatacgcattccccgataaaaaaaaaaacaaactcgcagttgaaaaattcgtcctggtcccggacctggacgaatttttcttcagctgcaaggcttttctttcgaggaacacgtacggcttttctttgtagcaattgctacgaacgggtggatgtctgattttccctttattaatatgTAATGCCGACTGCTTATAAATGCGCAGCGTACATAACGTCTGGGGTCAAAATCACATTAATTTCGATTCATAAGCGTTGTTTGGAATTacccatctggggttctttaaacgtgcacctaatgcacatCACACGAAtatcttcgcatttcgccgccgtgCTCGGTAAGTGAACCCGTGATCTCCTtcgtagcagcgcaacaccatagtcgctaagtcaccgctgcagctgcagctgctgttaCGTGAAGGTCTAGCGTAAAAAAACATACTTGTGAATATGCACATTCGTGTTCACAAGAAAAGTTCATGTAGTTCTGTTGAGCTGCATTACCGACGATAACGGTAATTCATCCGAAAATTTTGAGCATCTTAGCTTCGCGTATAAGCGTAGGCTAACACTCCCTTATTCTTAGTGGTTTCGTCGTAACATGAATGTACGAAGAAACATAAACGTGCTTCGAGAagatgtttaaaaaaaatgttcaaaTGTCGAATATAAGTTTCACTTGCTTTTTTCTTCTCAGGTAATACGAAGCTTGGAAAACCGTCTAGAACAGTACAGGAAGACGATGGTCCCACCTTTGAACAAGCCACCCACAAGAAGAGCAGACCCGCGATATTTTGATTTCACGTGGGCACCTTATATGGACTCTGTGTGATTTTCCGACTTTCATGGCAGGGACTTTTGCTACATGGGAAACATTTCACAGAGTAAATAATGACAACTCATGTCGAATTTGTTTTTCGGGAAGGATTCGCTAGAGAGCCTCTCCCACAATTTTTGTCACCGTGTGTTACAGTATTTTGTAAACCTGTGTCCCTTCATGGCATTAGTCAAGAGGGGATGACGTTTTGTTACAGTATATGCATTTGGGCAACAACAGATCTCGCCACTCCCAGAACAAAGGTACAAAAAGTACA
The nucleotide sequence above comes from Dermacentor andersoni chromosome 10, qqDerAnde1_hic_scaffold, whole genome shotgun sequence. Encoded proteins:
- the LOC126544420 gene encoding arylsulfatase B-like, whose product is MESAKKLLRVLVCVVWFSSPAECAARPNIIVVVADDLGWGDVSFHGSEQIRTPNIDALAADGIVLDSHYVSPMCTPSRATLLSGRHPIHTGLQHNVIYSAMPYGFPLQFKLMPDYLKTLGYEAHAVGKWHLGHMTRNHTPTRRGFDSFYGYYSGHHGYTDHSAFEEYMDDPKNPWTGWGLDLWDNLEADKSKSGNYTTELFTQKAVEILKNRDRNKPLFLYLSHLAVHVGNFYALFEAPDRYIEMNRHIKNHKRRHFAAMLSALDDAIGQLVEALKETDAIQDTIIALTTDNGAAAGGIDQSAGSNWPLRGTKMTHWEGGVRGTAFLWSPLIRRPRVSRQLMHVSDWLPTLYSAAGGNVEDLGDIDGVDMWHSLVTGVGSPRAEVLHNIDPIWNMSALRVGRYKYVNGTYGGGHYDGWYEPLQVSDSQLGIYRVDNTSGDKYGLHRIYDDRGTDLTTAGDNTTTWQYEPYTHPVPSSGAGPRNNVLDPTCAAARTILSIGRTLPRHSPREVLTECGQPRRKECKPLEKPCLFDIDKDPCEINNIAEENPHVIRSLENRLEQYRKTMVPPLNKPPTRRADPRYFDFTWAPYMDSV